A section of the Prevotella melaninogenica genome encodes:
- a CDS encoding S8 family serine peptidase yields the protein MRKILLTVFCLCSVGLAYGQSKLDLQSQLELFKLRNTSIPTYNSRTRSFERPKSVPENTMAMVELKDQNDRTDLEAQGVKVLRVRGNIAIVVAPLADIERIADLKCVRRMELPRRVYQKMDIVRKEIGVDKIHQGLDLPQAYTGKGVVTGIVDGGLDPNHINFLKPDGSTRFGYISKITASQSNKNGYQYDNYYPRVVLDTLTNREDAYAIEEFTADSYNTFHGTHTTGIMAGGYKGDMTYAKTNDNDRSYKVTGPNPFYGCATESELVASCGDLRDQYIALGVDDAVQYAKLSGKKPKPCVINLSLGSNIGVHDSTSVMNRFLAEEGKHAIICVAAGNEANMAIALKKNFTAADETVKTFLTPMQPDTLRSGNKTYFNLRNGQIAAYSNDSTEFELQIVVTNTGRRNRAVTRISLPKNTNGQPVTYASGGDYSMTGAIINEGFAKAFDGYVTAASAVDAETGRYYAMAQIMTSDNQKTNQDGNYKLALEIKSKKPGQRVEVYTDAQFIYFDSNKQDGFVSGTRNGSISDMACAANIVTVGSYNVRNHWSSLDGYVYGYNKRGDEDDFPEGEASRFSSFGTLADGRNLPHVCAPGASIISSVNSYAVENLDLGYTDMALQGRLEKGSKKYYWHQSLGTSMATPVVAGAIALWLEANPSLTVKDVIRIIQQTARKDNYVTNTGDPVQWGAGKFDAYAGLKQVLKEKNTNGINGVRYAEDKEVPVITMTGERAFTAFLAGAKQLNLRAYSLSGQLVHSLSAQGDELNVNASSWNKGVYLIQVNGGKAQRIVIY from the coding sequence ATGAGAAAAATTCTACTCACAGTATTTTGTTTATGTTCGGTAGGATTAGCTTACGGTCAGTCGAAGCTTGACCTACAAAGTCAGTTGGAACTGTTCAAACTCCGTAACACTTCCATTCCTACCTACAACAGTCGTACACGTTCGTTTGAACGTCCAAAGAGTGTACCAGAGAACACAATGGCAATGGTCGAACTGAAGGATCAGAACGACCGTACAGACTTAGAGGCACAAGGTGTAAAGGTGCTGCGTGTACGTGGTAATATTGCTATTGTCGTGGCTCCTCTGGCTGATATTGAGCGTATTGCAGACTTGAAGTGCGTTCGTCGTATGGAACTCCCACGTCGTGTTTATCAGAAGATGGATATCGTACGCAAGGAGATTGGTGTTGATAAGATTCATCAAGGCCTCGACCTTCCACAGGCTTACACTGGTAAGGGTGTTGTAACGGGTATTGTTGATGGCGGTCTTGACCCTAACCATATCAACTTCCTCAAGCCTGATGGCAGCACACGCTTCGGTTATATCAGTAAGATTACAGCCAGTCAGTCGAATAAGAATGGTTATCAATACGATAACTATTACCCTCGCGTCGTACTTGACACCTTAACAAACCGTGAAGATGCATACGCTATTGAGGAGTTTACCGCTGACTCTTACAATACTTTCCATGGTACACATACAACGGGTATTATGGCGGGTGGATACAAAGGCGATATGACCTACGCTAAGACTAACGATAACGACAGGTCTTATAAAGTGACAGGTCCTAATCCTTTCTATGGTTGTGCGACAGAGTCAGAACTTGTAGCTTCATGTGGTGATTTGCGCGATCAGTATATTGCACTTGGAGTTGATGATGCTGTGCAGTATGCAAAACTATCAGGAAAGAAGCCTAAGCCATGTGTTATCAACCTTTCATTAGGTAGTAACATTGGTGTACACGACTCAACAAGTGTGATGAATCGCTTCCTTGCAGAGGAAGGAAAGCATGCTATTATCTGTGTTGCAGCAGGTAATGAAGCTAACATGGCTATCGCATTGAAGAAGAATTTTACCGCTGCCGATGAGACGGTTAAAACCTTCCTCACGCCAATGCAGCCAGATACTTTACGTTCTGGAAACAAGACCTACTTTAATCTTCGTAACGGACAGATTGCAGCTTATAGTAATGACTCTACTGAATTCGAATTACAGATAGTTGTTACCAATACGGGTCGACGTAATCGTGCGGTTACAAGAATATCTCTTCCAAAGAACACAAATGGTCAACCTGTAACCTACGCATCAGGTGGTGACTATTCAATGACTGGTGCAATCATTAACGAAGGCTTTGCGAAAGCATTTGATGGTTACGTTACAGCGGCTTCTGCAGTAGATGCTGAAACAGGTCGTTACTACGCTATGGCGCAGATTATGACCAGTGATAACCAGAAAACTAACCAAGACGGCAACTATAAACTGGCGTTGGAAATAAAGAGCAAGAAGCCTGGACAGCGTGTTGAAGTTTACACTGATGCACAGTTTATCTACTTCGATAGCAATAAGCAGGATGGTTTCGTAAGCGGAACACGTAATGGTTCTATCAGCGATATGGCATGTGCAGCAAACATCGTTACCGTTGGTAGTTACAATGTACGCAATCACTGGTCTTCTCTCGATGGCTATGTTTATGGCTACAACAAGCGAGGTGACGAAGATGATTTCCCTGAAGGCGAGGCTTCACGCTTCTCTTCTTTCGGTACATTAGCCGATGGTAGAAATCTTCCACACGTATGTGCTCCGGGTGCATCTATCATCTCTTCTGTCAACTCATACGCTGTAGAGAATCTGGACTTAGGCTATACAGACATGGCATTGCAGGGTAGATTGGAGAAAGGTAGTAAGAAATACTACTGGCATCAATCACTCGGAACATCTATGGCTACGCCTGTTGTGGCTGGTGCTATTGCGCTCTGGCTTGAAGCAAACCCAAGTTTGACAGTCAAGGACGTAATACGTATCATCCAGCAGACTGCTCGTAAAGATAACTATGTTACTAATACGGGCGACCCAGTACAGTGGGGTGCAGGTAAGTTTGACGCTTATGCAGGTTTGAAGCAGGTGCTAAAAGAGAAGAATACCAATGGTATTAATGGCGTAAGATATGCTGAGGACAAGGAAGTTCCAGTTATCACAATGACTGGCGAACGCGCTTTCACAGCCTTCCTTGCTGGTGCAAAGCAGCTGAACCTACGTGCCTATTCACTCAGTGGACAGTTGGTTCACTCACTCTCTGCACAAGGTGACGAACTTAACGTTAATGCCTCTTCATGGAACAAGGGCGTTTACTTGATTCAAGTAAATGGCGGTAAGGCACAACGTATCGTTATCTATTAA
- a CDS encoding DUF6383 domain-containing protein yields the protein MKHKFTFLPSFLLLVMAMLWSSLAAHAQDEWMIKFHTNVPEKAKNTGVQAQVSFVLGSKSDKANVYIDYGSGETEVEIKKAIVENDKGELAIKGTLCTNAVTDAGWVTISGDPNDLYFFNASGNEIDKIEFNPNLKLQVLNLEHNVLTSLNIDRLQSLNVIYLQDNPFSATTPLMIGKMPELIVLEVPQIGHISPNFTLKNFPKLRSFDAYHTIGLKVADPTGCPNLQRLSLDMTSVESVDLSKNPALEILNVGDSRIKTLDLRNNPKITQLYISHSSGTVNTDVKFESIDVSHCPELYYFYCGGNNLKELNLRNNPKLFTLSCDRNLLRKLDVSQNPILYSVNVRYNYMDFATLPEPGNWFEYYHEQNPMELNDTYKVGDVIDLSNRVLRPKTNTQARLFRVPKADPTKPVELDDSYYSYENGKVTLKKELDEEVFVQFNNSRLKDYPIRTENFRVKTVAEFGKDVKAIQLASLGDAGSPLKMSVGILGATAANPVTVKVDLGDGNTTPFQIKDERPATANIVTTRTGAGDIIVYVPQDKYVTSLESDGQYIDNIDLSALTELRTLTLKRANLTTIDLSYNNKLEKLDLSQNQLRRVDLRGPSSYFNKSKLSDINVSYNQIDSLLFNTIYGVTKLNVSHNKLNKLDLKDADNLRMLDISHNKFTRLLLNHSELIEDVNVSNNELTEVKIPPVAPIKKLNVSGNYFTLANMPNDFGLTRGNFIYAPQHVLQISTSSPGIDLSEQNITKNGATTNFVWKKKDGSSLQLGKDYTITNGSAKFINLALDSIYCEMTHPAYPDFEGQNVFKTTNVHPIAFPKYELASFTTVNQTDSVVLSLASYIPGKSVYFEWGGNGNVTQYTLGDKYKIFQAKSKANTKVRVLVAEADDKVKVFSVANVNMTDVDLTGLKEAKLIAVTRAGLTSIKLPAAPNLTDLNLEGNELTDINLSAFPNLNFISLTGNKIKTFDLSQAPNLGIAYLSSNKMKEIKLNNPKLWNLDLSDNDLENVSLDKLPMLEQLWLNANKLTKVDVSKNTNLTVLNVVGNRLKFSTMPLPSNNGKPFNRYSYNLQAPIDVKCVNGKVDLSSEAVVGGEMTTYHWFIGNVTYRDGELQGERLELNEEYTLENGVTTLKLDKTFTNLVCVMANDNFPNALIYTNYITFTPATGIDAVTTDKDVKIQFLDGAISVLGAQNSTVAIYSIDGKLVYQGKVANDSSRIPLSRGTYIVRVGNKAAKVSVK from the coding sequence ATGAAGCACAAATTTACTTTTCTGCCATCATTTCTCCTCTTAGTGATGGCTATGTTATGGAGCTCGCTTGCTGCTCATGCGCAAGATGAATGGATGATAAAGTTCCATACGAATGTGCCTGAAAAGGCAAAGAACACAGGTGTTCAAGCACAGGTTTCTTTTGTGTTAGGTTCTAAATCTGACAAGGCCAATGTCTACATCGACTATGGATCAGGTGAAACCGAAGTCGAGATTAAGAAAGCCATTGTTGAGAATGACAAAGGCGAACTGGCTATCAAAGGTACTCTCTGTACAAATGCTGTAACAGATGCAGGCTGGGTAACGATTTCGGGTGACCCAAACGATCTCTATTTCTTCAATGCTTCTGGTAATGAGATTGACAAGATTGAGTTTAATCCTAACTTAAAGCTACAAGTGTTGAACTTAGAGCATAATGTCTTAACATCCCTCAATATCGATCGTTTACAGAGTCTGAATGTTATCTATTTGCAGGATAACCCTTTCTCTGCCACAACTCCATTGATGATTGGAAAGATGCCTGAACTCATAGTTTTGGAAGTACCACAGATTGGACATATCTCTCCAAACTTCACCCTTAAGAACTTCCCTAAACTACGTTCGTTTGATGCTTATCACACGATTGGTCTTAAGGTAGCAGACCCAACAGGCTGTCCTAATCTGCAGCGTTTGAGCCTTGACATGACAAGCGTGGAAAGTGTTGACCTCTCAAAGAACCCAGCATTGGAGATTCTCAACGTGGGTGACTCTCGTATAAAGACGCTTGACCTTCGCAACAACCCTAAGATTACGCAGCTATATATATCTCACTCATCAGGAACAGTCAATACAGACGTGAAGTTTGAGAGCATTGATGTATCTCATTGTCCTGAACTTTACTACTTCTATTGTGGTGGTAATAATCTTAAAGAGCTTAACTTAAGAAACAATCCAAAGCTCTTCACACTCTCTTGTGACCGTAACCTCTTGAGAAAACTTGACGTTAGTCAGAACCCAATACTCTATAGTGTTAATGTACGATACAACTATATGGACTTTGCTACATTGCCTGAACCAGGCAACTGGTTTGAGTATTACCACGAGCAAAACCCTATGGAGTTGAACGATACTTATAAGGTAGGTGATGTTATCGACCTTAGTAATCGTGTGCTTCGTCCAAAAACAAATACACAGGCAAGACTCTTCCGTGTTCCAAAGGCAGACCCAACAAAGCCTGTAGAGTTAGATGATAGCTATTATTCTTACGAGAATGGTAAGGTTACTTTGAAGAAAGAACTTGATGAAGAAGTCTTTGTTCAGTTCAATAATAGCCGCCTGAAAGACTATCCTATCCGCACTGAAAACTTCCGTGTGAAGACTGTTGCAGAGTTTGGTAAGGACGTGAAGGCTATTCAGCTCGCAAGTCTTGGCGACGCAGGTTCTCCTCTGAAGATGTCTGTCGGCATCCTTGGTGCTACAGCAGCTAATCCTGTAACTGTAAAGGTTGACTTAGGCGATGGTAATACTACTCCATTCCAGATTAAGGATGAGCGCCCAGCTACAGCCAATATCGTGACTACACGCACTGGTGCTGGAGACATTATCGTATATGTTCCACAGGATAAGTACGTAACAAGTCTTGAGTCTGATGGTCAGTACATTGACAACATCGACCTCTCTGCACTCACAGAGCTTCGTACGCTTACATTGAAGAGAGCAAATCTTACTACTATCGACCTCTCTTATAACAATAAGCTTGAAAAGCTCGACCTCTCTCAAAACCAGCTTAGACGTGTTGACCTCCGTGGTCCATCATCTTACTTCAATAAGAGTAAGTTGTCTGATATCAACGTAAGCTACAATCAGATTGACTCATTGCTCTTCAATACCATCTATGGTGTAACCAAGCTTAATGTAAGTCATAACAAACTGAATAAGTTAGATCTTAAGGATGCTGACAACTTGCGTATGCTTGATATCTCTCACAATAAGTTCACTCGTCTTCTCCTCAACCACAGCGAACTTATAGAGGATGTAAACGTTTCAAACAATGAGTTGACAGAGGTGAAGATTCCACCTGTAGCACCTATCAAGAAATTGAATGTTAGTGGTAACTACTTCACATTGGCAAATATGCCTAACGACTTCGGCTTGACTCGTGGTAACTTTATCTATGCACCACAGCATGTATTGCAGATTTCAACCTCTTCACCAGGTATTGATCTCTCTGAACAGAATATTACAAAGAATGGTGCAACAACTAACTTTGTATGGAAGAAGAAAGATGGTTCATCGTTACAGTTGGGCAAGGACTACACCATCACCAATGGTTCAGCTAAGTTCATCAACCTTGCACTTGATTCTATCTATTGCGAGATGACGCATCCTGCTTATCCTGATTTCGAAGGACAGAACGTCTTCAAGACTACTAATGTTCATCCTATCGCCTTCCCTAAATACGAGTTGGCTTCCTTTACTACTGTTAACCAGACTGATAGCGTAGTATTGTCTCTTGCAAGCTATATTCCTGGTAAGTCTGTTTACTTCGAGTGGGGTGGCAATGGAAATGTCACACAGTACACACTTGGAGATAAATATAAGATTTTCCAAGCTAAATCAAAGGCGAACACAAAGGTACGTGTACTCGTTGCTGAGGCTGATGATAAGGTGAAAGTCTTCAGTGTTGCAAACGTTAATATGACTGATGTAGACCTCACTGGTTTGAAGGAAGCAAAACTCATTGCTGTAACTCGTGCTGGACTGACATCAATTAAACTCCCTGCAGCACCAAATCTTACCGACTTGAACCTTGAAGGAAATGAGTTGACTGACATTAACTTGTCAGCTTTCCCAAATCTTAATTTCATTTCACTAACGGGTAATAAGATTAAGACATTCGACTTGTCACAAGCACCAAACCTTGGTATTGCTTACCTCTCAAGCAACAAGATGAAGGAAATTAAGCTTAACAACCCTAAGCTTTGGAACCTTGACTTGAGTGATAACGACCTTGAAAACGTGTCACTTGACAAACTTCCTATGCTGGAGCAATTGTGGTTGAATGCCAACAAGTTGACAAAGGTTGACGTATCTAAGAATACCAACCTTACAGTTCTTAATGTCGTTGGTAACCGTCTGAAGTTCTCTACAATGCCATTGCCAAGCAACAACGGTAAACCATTTAATAGATACTCTTACAACCTTCAGGCACCAATCGATGTTAAGTGCGTTAATGGTAAGGTAGACCTCAGCTCTGAGGCTGTCGTTGGAGGTGAGATGACAACCTATCATTGGTTCATCGGTAATGTGACATATAGAGATGGCGAGTTGCAAGGTGAGAGATTAGAGCTAAATGAAGAGTACACACTTGAGAATGGTGTTACCACTTTGAAACTCGACAAGACATTCACCAACCTTGTTTGTGTGATGGCGAACGATAACTTCCCTAATGCTCTTATCTATACAAACTACATCACATTCACACCTGCAACTGGTATTGATGCAGTGACTACAGATAAGGATGTTAAGATTCAGTTCCTCGACGGTGCAATCAGCGTTCTTGGTGCACAGAATAGCACAGTTGCTATCTACTCAATCGATGGCAAGCTCGTTTACCAGGGTAAGGTTGCTAACGATAGCAGCCGCATCCCTCTCAGTCGTGGTACTTACATTGTACGTGTAGGAAACAAGGCAGCAAAGGTAAGCGTTAAGTAA
- a CDS encoding S8 family serine peptidase, whose protein sequence is MRKFLLTVCCLGMFGSAFGQSKLDLKSLMELNKLRNTSIPTYNARTRSLEQPKTIPTNIMAMVELKDQNNRADLEAQGIKVLRVRDNIAIALIPLADVERIANLKCVRRMQLPRRLFQKMNLVRKEVGVDKIHQGTDLPQAYTGKGVVTAVVDGGVDPNHINFFKEDGTSRFAYVGKIVENKRNKNGYQYDKYYPRTVLDTMTQANNAHALETFKTDNDEIVHGTHTLGIMAGGYKGNITYGEAVGTYQAKSVTGVNPFYGSATESELIASCGDLNDLYIALGIDDAIEYAKTSGPSPKPCVINLSLGSNIGVHDSTSVMNKYLSKQGKEAIICVAAGNEGEKPIALKKTFATAGETVKTFLTPMDISPVDEGGTTYYNFRNGQIAAYSKDSTVFEFYINVVDTKQDNRTILSIAVPNNLNGRDVTYASKAKYVNNSNDVNKDFAKAFEGYVSVSSAIDSETNRYYAFAEVMTGDNQTTNQDEDYKLTLEIKSKKAGQRVEVYTDDQNIYFDDNDEDGFVKGSANGSISDMACATNIITVGSYNVRNHIASLDGSIYNFNGLSSGESFPIGEISSFSSFGTLGDGRNLPHVCAPGAAVISSVNTYAVKNKDLDYEDDQLQGKLKKGKDTYYWHQSIGTSMATPVVAGGVALWLEANPSLTIKDVLRIIQQTAKKDDFVKTTGDPVQWGAGKFDAYEGLKQVLLEKQTNGINGVRTTESKDAFIITKAGDRTFNLFLAGAKQLNVRIFTPSGQLVHSLSAQGNEYNLNASSWNKGIYLIQVNGNKAQRIIIY, encoded by the coding sequence ATGAGAAAATTTCTACTCACAGTATGTTGTTTGGGTATGTTTGGTTCTGCTTTTGGTCAATCAAAGCTTGACTTGAAGAGCCTGATGGAGTTAAATAAGCTCCGCAACACATCAATCCCTACTTACAACGCCCGTACTCGTTCGTTAGAACAACCAAAGACTATTCCTACAAACATTATGGCAATGGTTGAACTGAAAGATCAGAACAACCGAGCTGATTTAGAAGCACAAGGTATAAAAGTGCTGCGTGTACGTGATAACATCGCTATTGCTTTGATTCCCTTAGCCGATGTTGAGCGTATTGCTAATTTGAAATGCGTTCGCCGAATGCAACTCCCTCGCCGTTTGTTCCAGAAAATGAACCTTGTACGCAAGGAAGTTGGCGTTGACAAGATTCACCAAGGCACAGACCTTCCACAAGCTTACACAGGTAAGGGAGTGGTAACTGCTGTTGTTGACGGTGGTGTTGACCCTAACCACATCAATTTCTTTAAAGAAGATGGTACCAGCCGCTTTGCTTATGTGGGTAAGATAGTGGAAAATAAGCGGAATAAAAATGGCTATCAGTACGACAAGTATTATCCTCGTACCGTGCTTGACACCATGACACAGGCTAATAATGCGCACGCTCTTGAAACTTTCAAGACCGATAATGATGAGATTGTACATGGCACGCATACCTTAGGTATCATGGCTGGTGGATATAAAGGAAACATCACTTACGGAGAGGCTGTTGGAACGTATCAAGCAAAGTCTGTAACAGGAGTAAATCCTTTCTATGGTTCTGCAACAGAGTCAGAACTAATTGCTTCTTGTGGAGATCTTAATGACTTATATATTGCACTCGGTATTGATGATGCGATTGAATATGCTAAGACCTCTGGACCAAGCCCTAAACCCTGCGTTATCAACCTCTCATTAGGTAGTAATATTGGTGTACACGACTCTACAAGTGTGATGAACAAATATCTTTCAAAGCAGGGAAAGGAAGCCATTATCTGTGTTGCTGCAGGAAACGAAGGCGAAAAGCCAATCGCATTGAAGAAGACTTTCGCTACTGCCGGAGAAACAGTTAAGACCTTCCTTACACCGATGGATATTAGTCCTGTAGATGAAGGAGGAACCACTTACTATAACTTCCGCAACGGACAGATAGCAGCCTATAGCAAAGACTCTACTGTCTTTGAGTTTTATATCAATGTTGTCGACACAAAGCAGGACAATCGTACCATCCTAAGCATTGCTGTTCCAAACAACTTGAATGGAAGAGATGTGACTTACGCATCTAAAGCTAAGTATGTAAACAACAGCAACGATGTCAACAAAGACTTTGCGAAAGCTTTCGAAGGTTACGTCTCAGTCTCTTCTGCTATTGATTCTGAAACTAACCGTTACTATGCCTTTGCGGAGGTCATGACTGGCGACAATCAGACAACCAACCAAGATGAAGACTACAAGTTGACCTTAGAAATCAAAAGTAAGAAAGCAGGACAGAGAGTTGAGGTTTATACCGACGACCAGAATATCTACTTCGATGACAATGACGAGGATGGCTTTGTGAAAGGTTCAGCCAATGGTTCTATCAGCGACATGGCGTGTGCAACAAACATTATTACCGTTGGTAGCTATAATGTTCGTAATCACATAGCATCACTTGATGGTAGTATCTATAACTTTAACGGTCTTAGTTCTGGAGAAAGTTTCCCAATAGGTGAGATTTCAAGCTTCTCTTCTTTCGGTACACTCGGTGATGGTAGAAACTTGCCACATGTATGTGCACCGGGCGCAGCCGTCATCTCTTCTGTTAATACATACGCTGTCAAGAATAAGGACTTGGACTATGAAGACGACCAATTACAAGGTAAGTTGAAGAAAGGTAAGGATACTTACTACTGGCATCAGTCAATAGGAACGTCAATGGCTACGCCTGTCGTGGCTGGTGGCGTCGCTCTCTGGCTTGAAGCTAACCCAAGCTTGACCATCAAGGACGTACTGCGTATTATCCAGCAGACTGCTAAAAAGGACGATTTTGTCAAAACAACGGGCGATCCAGTACAATGGGGTGCAGGCAAGTTTGATGCATACGAAGGTCTAAAGCAGGTGCTGCTTGAAAAGCAGACCAACGGAATCAATGGTGTCAGAACTACTGAAAGCAAGGATGCTTTTATCATTACGAAGGCTGGCGATCGCACGTTCAACCTCTTCCTTGCTGGTGCTAAGCAGCTCAACGTACGTATCTTCACACCGAGCGGACAGCTCGTTCATTCGCTTTCCGCACAAGGCAATGAATACAATCTGAATGCTTCTTCATGGAATAAGGGCATTTATCTTATTCAAGTGAATGGTAACAAGGCACAGCGTATTATCATCTATTAA
- a CDS encoding putative transporter → MDWLIDIFSAEKQDTVAHIMLLYSIVIALGIYLGKIKFGGISLGVTFVLFVGILAGHIKFTGPIPVLTFVQDFGLILFVFMIGLQVGPGFFESFGKGGLKLNILSTVAILLNVLVMFACYYIFFDTKDSTTLPMMVGTLYGAVTNTPGLGAANEALHSVYKNGMDFDITSGYACAYPLGVVGIIGATIAIRYICKVNLQEENEKLNEEEAENPNAKPHSMYLKVQNAYIAGRNLKEISEFLNRDFVCTRLMHNGELSLPTLDTVFELGDEILVVSAEGDAEAICAFVGPEIEVDWHEEDQPQQLVSRRIVITNSKINGKTLGSMHFRSVYGVNVTRISRQGLDLFAGRNHRFIVGDRIMVVGPEENVNRVAAIMGNSEKRLNAPNIATIFVGIIVGIIFGMLPIAIPHMPVPMKLGLAGGPLVIAILIGRFGYRMGLVTYTTTSANMMLREIGLALFLASVGIKAGATFWDTVVQGDGLKYVYTGFIITIVPILIVGTIARLKYKFNYFTIMGMLAGTYTDPPALAYANSICTGEAPAVGYSTVYPLSMFLRIFLAQVIVLFFCQI, encoded by the coding sequence ATGGACTGGTTAATTGATATTTTTTCGGCAGAGAAGCAGGATACGGTAGCCCATATTATGCTATTGTATTCTATTGTCATCGCCTTGGGTATCTACCTTGGCAAAATTAAATTTGGAGGTATTTCGCTTGGCGTTACCTTTGTGTTGTTTGTGGGCATCCTTGCAGGTCACATTAAATTTACAGGACCTATCCCCGTATTGACCTTTGTACAAGACTTTGGATTGATTCTCTTTGTCTTTATGATTGGTCTTCAGGTAGGACCCGGCTTCTTCGAGAGCTTTGGTAAAGGTGGTCTAAAACTAAACATCCTTTCGACGGTGGCAATTCTGCTCAACGTCCTTGTGATGTTTGCTTGCTACTACATTTTCTTTGACACGAAGGACTCAACAACCCTTCCAATGATGGTGGGTACGCTCTATGGTGCCGTAACTAACACCCCTGGTCTTGGTGCTGCTAATGAAGCTCTCCATAGTGTTTACAAGAATGGCATGGACTTCGACATCACTTCAGGTTATGCTTGTGCTTATCCTTTGGGTGTAGTAGGTATCATCGGTGCAACGATTGCTATCCGTTATATCTGCAAGGTAAACCTCCAAGAGGAGAATGAAAAGCTGAATGAGGAAGAGGCTGAGAATCCTAATGCAAAACCCCATTCAATGTATTTGAAGGTACAGAATGCTTATATCGCAGGACGTAACCTCAAGGAGATTTCAGAGTTCCTTAATCGTGACTTCGTTTGTACACGTCTTATGCACAATGGTGAACTCTCACTCCCAACCTTGGATACTGTCTTCGAGTTGGGCGACGAGATTCTTGTTGTCAGCGCAGAGGGTGACGCAGAGGCTATTTGTGCCTTCGTTGGTCCAGAGATTGAAGTAGACTGGCACGAGGAAGACCAGCCACAGCAGTTGGTTAGCCGTCGTATCGTTATTACCAACAGCAAGATTAATGGTAAGACATTGGGAAGCATGCATTTCCGCTCAGTATATGGCGTGAACGTAACACGTATCAGCCGTCAGGGCTTGGACCTCTTTGCTGGTCGTAACCACCGCTTCATCGTGGGTGACCGTATCATGGTTGTTGGTCCAGAGGAGAACGTAAACCGTGTTGCTGCTATCATGGGTAACTCTGAGAAGCGTCTTAACGCACCTAACATTGCAACCATCTTCGTGGGTATCATCGTTGGTATTATCTTCGGAATGTTGCCAATCGCTATTCCTCACATGCCTGTACCGATGAAGCTCGGTCTTGCAGGTGGTCCATTGGTTATCGCAATTCTTATTGGTCGTTTCGGTTATCGAATGGGACTTGTGACCTATACTACCACATCAGCTAACATGATGCTTCGTGAGATTGGTTTGGCACTCTTCCTTGCCTCGGTAGGTATTAAGGCAGGTGCAACCTTCTGGGACACCGTAGTACAGGGTGACGGATTGAAATATGTGTACACTGGTTTCATCATCACGATTGTTCCAATCCTTATCGTCGGCACTATTGCTCGTCTGAAGTATAAGTTCAATTACTTCACAATCATGGGTATGCTTGCCGGAACCTATACCGACCCACCAGCATTGGCTTACGCTAATTCAATTTGTACAGGTGAGGCTCCAGCTGTCGGTTACTCAACAGTTTATCCGCTCAGTATGTTCCTTAGAATCTTCTTAGCGCAGGTAATTGTACTATTCTTCTGCCAGATTTAG